TTGTAAATCATTCTTCTGCTTATTGCGCGAGTACTCTTAAACATTCCTAACCCTGGCAAGAATTGTTTATACCAAATTAACTTAAAGATCTTTCAATACTAAGTACTTGTTCCTTCTCCCCAGTTTTCCCATCACTAAAATTGGCAACTAGAAGGGAAATTGGTCTGTATTGACGaattaaataatctaatttcCTGTTTCAAAGCCCTAGAACCCTTGTAAGAATTCAAAGCGGTCTAGGCTCAACCAAATCCTCCACGTTTTTGTAACACAAAAGAGCTCCCAAAACAGGGTTTATTCAATGAAAATGGATGCTCGATTGCTTCATATCAAAAGTATATGAAATCCACAGAatccaaaagaagcaaaaacgCAGAGAATCCCAAACATCTTTCTCCTgttattttgtcaatttgaacAAAGGAAGCAAATCTCTCCTCCCATAATGCTCAGGTGCACAGGGGGCAACGCGATTACCATCCAAGAATTCACCtacaaagcataagcagcatcCACATTACTCTCAAAGGAACAAGGATGTGGGGATTTGGTCAACAACATAGATGCAAAATTTACAAACTATAATTATAAGAAAACAACAGGAAGATGAGTAATATGCAGTTGCCACATCAATCTTCTATTTCCATGTCGTTTTCCAGGCTGCACAAACTTAATATTATCATGCAAGACAAACAAAACAGTAAAGACACAACTATACGACCATGACACGTATTTCATGACAAAACCAGCAGTGATTCAGGTCATGAACAGCAATAGAACCATGTCACTAGCAGTCCCAGTTGCAAATAGCTCTCTCAGATATAGAGCTGAAAACAGAATCAATGCCATATCTATTTAGAAGAATTTCACAGCTTTAGCATCCACTATGGCCAACCAATCAGCAATATTGAAAATGAGCAACAACCTTACTCCCTTAATCAAAGCTTATGGAAATAAAACAAGTTGACCTCTTGCATGCATCACGATCTAGGAATGGCACTCACTAAATCTTACTTAAAGATCAAAAGTGGTGGTGTCATCCCCAATCCTAACAAGGTCATAGGAAGTCTTGGGTTTATATCATACATAAACTACCGACCCATTTCGGAAATCAATTATTCTTGATGGGCTTCCTAAAATTGATGAAGTCCCCATAAAGAAATCAGCCTGTAAGATATTTATATTTCATAACTTGTCGTGAATCTTCACTGTTCTCACTTGATTAATTCTCTATATTCAGGTCATGTAAACtcgattttcatatattttgtcAAGTTAGTTGTAGATGTTCTCGTGATAATGCATCATCTCCATATAGGTATGTATTTTAGAAATacaatcatcatatcatactGAAAGTAAGCAGGTTAATGTCATCCCCTACCCCGACACATCTGATAATCAGCTGTCAGCAAGGGTAGTGATGACGAGGAAGGAGCAACAGTGGAAAATGGACAAGGATGCAACTCAATACTTGCCCAATTCAAATATTTAGTGAGACCCCGCTAAAATTGTACAAGAGAAAGACACAACATAAGTGCCTCAAGCAAACAACATGCAAAGATCACTCATAAAGATGGCAAGATGGATGCCAAACACCTTAAACACAGTTGCTTGCTAGCAATAGGAAGACAAATTAGACCCTTTTTTCATACATCGAGCTAATACAAGTCCAACTACAGCTTTTCGCCTCATCTCAAGATCAATCAGCAAGTTCCATAATGAGAATCTCACGTCTTAATGCTCAAATCAATTGACAACAGCGGACATCCACTGTATTGACTTTAGCTttaatccttttttctttcttttcccccttttctttgcCCAAACGATGTCATAACATTACTCGATAATGGTAAACGCACGAACATCGACACACCAAGCATTTCGATACAATTCATATCTCACAGATCACAAGAACCTCTTCGTTCGCATCTCAGGTTTATTCAAGAAGCAATGCCGATGCCAAAAATCAAGGCATGCCATACATTATACAGCGGACACCAGAGACGCAGTAATTAAGCACGCTTTAACTAAGATTACATCCCAATGGgctcgagagaaaaaaaaaaaaaaaaaaaccaaaatccaGAAATCGCGATTAGGGTTATCGCGATCGACCGTTACCTCTTGTGCTGCTGAACGAAAGGTGACTTCTTGGCGTCTTCCTCTGCGAAAAAGACACAAATCGCGGGATTGATGAGGGCAGCGGCGAAGGATTGAAACGAGAGAATCGGAGGAgatcggaagaagaagaagaagaagaagaagaaggaaaaagggttACCAGAGAGGCCGAGAGAGAACTTGGTGATGATGGCGCCGGTCACGGCGAAGCCGACGAGGAACGGCCACGTCCTG
The nucleotide sequence above comes from Eucalyptus grandis isolate ANBG69807.140 chromosome 2, ASM1654582v1, whole genome shotgun sequence. Encoded proteins:
- the LOC104432752 gene encoding uncharacterized protein LOC104432752; the protein is MRKFDPWPIFFKREFSRTWPFLVGFAVTGAIITKFSLGLSEEDAKKSPFVQQHKR